A window of the Clupea harengus chromosome 8, Ch_v2.0.2, whole genome shotgun sequence genome harbors these coding sequences:
- the LOC116221423 gene encoding solute carrier family 22 member 4-like: MGDYDDDTAFLGLRGPFFVITFLLLNAICISTGFAGLYFVFVGATPPHHCLVPEGNLSEAWRAAIIPSQVVDGQAEQSMCSRYRLDVVKNYSAHGQGPGVDVNVTDIEQEPCVDGWIYSTDIYQSTIVTEWDLVCDNEWKTPLASSTLFIGFLIGSLISGQLSDRFGRKKIVFLSLTGQVLSMLIQSFSPSWLVFCLIYVLVGAFQISLYITTFVLGTEVLSKSLRVIFTTLGVFLHSCIGYMLLPWFAFGMRDWRPLLQILSGIMFVYIPLWWFVPESPRWLLTRGRVAEAEAIMRDAARRNGVTAPEVIFKEQQVEKSDTGNTKSYNMLDILRISKVRTTTFLCLLLWLSTNMGYYGLSLNTSNLSGDPYLNCFLSALSEVPAYIVSSILLKTCPRRPLLTVFLFIGGGFLLLIQLIPDNLHGLAIALEMLGKFAFTMSFTVVYAYTAEIYPTVLRNVGMGMCSSAARIGSITAPFIIYMGTINKYLPYILIGSMTLGSSVVNLFLPETFGRELPESVEHMQKCRGLCQQRKSADNCPEAGDADKCAVLNQSKL, from the exons ATGGGAGACTATGATGATGACACAGCTTTCCTGGGACTGAGAGGGCCATTCTTTGTCATTaccttcctgctcctcaacgcCATCTGCATCTCCACGGGCTTCGCTGGTctctactttgtgtttgtgggggccACGCCACCCCACCACTGCCTGGTTCCTGAGGGGAACCTGAGTGAGGCATGGAGGGCAGCCATCATTCCGTCCCAGGTGGTGGACGGGCAGGCGGAGCAGAGCATGTGCAGCAGGTACAGGCTGGATGTGGTGAAGAACTACTCTGCTCATGGCCAAGGCCCTGGTGTTGATGTCAACGTCACAGACATCGAGCAGGAGCcatgtgtggatggatggatctaCAGTACAGATATCTACCAGTCCACCATTGTTACTGAG TGGGATCTTGTATGTGATAATGAATGGAAAACTCCTCTCGCTTCCTCAACTTTATTCATCGGGTTTCTGATAGGATCCCTTATCTCTGGTCAACTATCAGACAG GTTTGGGAGGAAGAAAatagtttttctttctctgacagGTCAAGTCCTCAGTATGCTCATTCAGTCATTCTCTCCATCGTGGCTGGTTTTTTGCCTCATCTACGTCTTAGTGGGGGCTTTCCAAATCTCTCTGTATATCACTACATTTGTTCTGG GCACAGAAGTGTTAAGTAAATCGTTGCGTGTGATCTTCACCACTCTCGGGGTCTTTCTCCACTCCTGCATTGGATACATGCTGCTGCCTTGGTTTGCCTTTGGAATGAGGGACTGGAGGCCTCTTCTGCAAATTCTCTCTGGTATCATGTTCGTCTACATCCCCCTATGGTG GTTCGTTCCAGAGTCTCCTCGATGGCTTCTCACTCGGGGTAGAGTGGCGGAGGCAGAGGCCATAATGAGGGATGCAGCCAGGAGAAACGGAGTGACTGCCCCAGAGGTCATCTTCAAAGAGCAACAG GTTGAAAAAAGTGATACCGGTAATACAAAGAGTTACAATATGTTGGACATATTGAGAATCAGTAAAGTGAGGACCACTACTTTCTTGTGCCTGTTGTTGTG GTTGTCCACAAACATGGGATACTATGGACTGTCTTTGAACACCTCCAATCTAAGTGGCGATCCATACCTCAATTGCTTTCTGTCAGCTCTTTCGGAAGTTCCTGCCTATATTGTATCTTCCATACTTCTAAAGACCTGTCCAAGGAGACCTCTTCTCACAGTGTTTCTATTCATCGGAGGAGGCTTTCTTCTCTTGATTCAGCTAATCCCAGACA attTGCATGGCCTTGCAATAGCCCTGGAAATGTTAgggaagtttgccttcaccatGTCCTTCACTGTGGTGTATGCCTACACCGCAGAAATCTACCCCACGGTGCTGAGAAACGTAGGAATGGGGATGTGCTCGTCAGCGGCTCGCATCGGCAGTATCACCGCACCTTTCATCATTTACATGG GCACCATCAACAAGTACCTCCCCTACATCCTGATTGGGAGCATGACGTTGGGCTCGTCAGTGGTGAACCTGTTCCTACCGGAGACGTTCGGCCGAGAGCTTCCTGAGTCGGTGGAGCATATGCAGAAGTGCAGAGG GTTGTGTCAACAAAGGAAGAGCGCAGACAACTGCCCTGAAGCAGGCGACGCTGACAAATGTGCTGTTCTGAATCAGTCCAAACTGTAA